In the Hordeum vulgare subsp. vulgare chromosome 7H, MorexV3_pseudomolecules_assembly, whole genome shotgun sequence genome, one interval contains:
- the LOC123409752 gene encoding sulfiredoxin, chloroplastic/mitochondrial-like, which yields MASTSSLDLGKIVPPAGFLLHRRTAVPSAPVLRGRSTSGQCGLAVSASSSNGAAGLFPLSDTEKKGPVVMEIPLEDIRRPLMRTRANDPEKVQELMDSIRVIGLQVPIDVLEVDGVYYGFSGCHRYEAHQRLGLPTIRCKVRRGTKETLRHHMR from the exons ATGGCGTCTACCTCGAGCTTGGATTTGGGAAAGATCGTGCCGCCGGCCGgcttcctcctccaccgccgcaccgCCGTTCCCAGCGCCCCTGTTCTCCGGGGGAGGAGCACGAGCGGGCAGTGCGGCCTCGCTGTCTCGGCCTCGTCTTCCAATG GTGCAGCTGGCCTCTTCCCATTGAGCGACACGGAGAAGAAAGGCCCTGTGGTGATGGAGATCCCGCTGGAAGATATCCGTAGGCCGCTAATGCGAACGCGTGCTAACGATCCTGAGAAGGTGCAGGAGCTCATGGACAGCATCCGTGTCATCGGCCTCCAAGTACCT ATCGACGTGCTGGAAGTCGACGGAGTCTACTACG GATTCTCTGGATGCCATCGATACGAGGCTCACCAGCGCCTAGGACTCCCAACCATCCGCTGCAAAGTCCGCCGAGGGACCAAAGAAACACTGCG GCACCATATGCGATGA
- the LOC123408248 gene encoding uncharacterized protein LOC123408248 encodes MKKIASPFGLLNDHSLIPFVSPKTKTTAPHHKAAAFGRAHLQHTPEEKEMEAEAAKRGRKERVAAAVGHAGMGMEVDEGAEVEEAIEDGEIGGEGSEAEEEVGEGDGTGWEEDGAFEGKGARTLVSAGSRGSRRGRGRGGFHHRAWHGDRNLPHHKLDIFSIPGVYGGAIILCNHVTKLESFKQKLFALPDYATSFIRKIRAGMLLFVFEREEKKLSGVFEATSDGALNILPNAFHSLRKPRPAQVRFRRVWFCKPLMEAEFSDEIKGLQPQMSFFGISYQQVLNLVHLFSSKRISLEPYKKPKSRVISDYNVSLARAGLGSSLHTGSNAFPSRSSSMLCNNRISAPHSPLMYGKQNAKHAAYNYESSLHPHIKSVIFKAPDIKAHVLEPNADFIPLDLDDCKSDTDAVPSDILGPAGLYLALPGSIINEDQDPEPFKVKHNEDDMYPAPVLSQSFHSLCETSQNSAIAHFMKERQSSMQGRGCKRMSTLQFDGHSHLPSPRSSTIAKKVSFSFDGDEISVTSDKALYRPALAELKQNREAVTKERKQQVSYTVQGTQSKSGDDSEKRSKLMSLSFAERVANLRVKSCFGSSQTLLMQSSKLSCTLLPDEE; translated from the exons ATGAAAAAGATAGCATCTCCATTTGGCCTGCTAAATGACCATTCCTTGATTCCTTTCGTCTCGCCAAAGACAAAAACCACAGCTCCCCACCACAAAGCAGCGGCTTTCGGACGCGCGCACCTACAACACACAcctgaggagaaggagatggaggcggAGGCGGCGAAGAGGGGGCGGAAGGAGCGGGTTGCGGCGGCCGTGGGTCACGCCGGGATGGGAATGGAGGTGGACGAGGGTGCTGAGGTGGAGGAAGCGATAGAGGACGGTGAGATCGGCGGAGAAGGCTCGGAAGcggaggaggaggttggggagggGGACGGGACCGGGTGGGAGGAGGACGGCGCGTTCGAGGGGAAGGGGGCGAGGACGCTGGTCTCGGCGGGGAGCCGCGGGTCCCGGAGGGGGAGGGGCAGAGGAGGGTTTCACCACCGCGCCTGGCACGGCGACAG GAATCTGCCACACCACAAACTGGACATATTCAGCATACCTGGTGTATATGGTGGTGCTATTATCCTCTGCAATCATGTGACTAAGCTGGAGAGCTTCAAGCAGAAACTTTTTGCCCTTCCTGATTATGCTACATCATTCATAAGGAAGATCAGAGCTGGTATGCTTCTCTTTGTGTTTGAGCGTGAGGAGAAAAAACTTTCTGGCGTGTTTGAAGCAACCTCAGATGGAGCACTGAATATCCTTCCTAATGCATTTCATTCATTACGGAAGCCCAGACCAGCACAG GTTCGTTTCAGAAGAGTTTGGTTTTGTAAGCCGTTGATGGAAGCTGAATTTTCTGATGAAATAAAAGGACTTCAACCCCAAATGTCTTTCTTTGGTATATCATACCAGCAG GTTTTAAATCTTGTACACCTGTTTTCTTCAAAGAGGATCAGCCTGGAGCCTTACAAGAAACCAAAGTCAAGAGTTATATCAGATTACAATGTCTCTCTGGCTCGTGCTGGACTAGGGTCCAGTTTACACACTGGTAGCAATGCCTTCCCCAGCCGTTCATCTTCTATGCTATGCAACAACAGAATCTCAGCACCACACAGTCCCTTAATGTATGGCAAACAGAATGCCAAGCATGCTGCTTATAACTATGAATCTTCTTTGCATCCTCATATTAAGTCTGTGATCTTCAAAGCGCCGGATATCAAAGCGCATGTCTTGGAACCAAATGCTGATTTTATACCACTTGATCTAGATGATTGTAAGTCTGACACTGATGCAGTCCCTTCAGATATACTGGGACCTGCAGGCTTATATTTAGCATTACCAGGCAGCATCATCAATGAAGATCAAGATCCTGAACCTTTCAAGGTCAAGCACAATGAGGATGACATGTATCCTGCACCTGTGCTGAGCCAAAGCTTCCATTCTCTATGCGAAACAAGTCAAAACAGTGCCATTGCTCATTTCATGAAAGAGAGGCAATCAAGCATGCAGGGCAGGGGGTGCAAACGCATGTCAACCCTCCAGTTTGATGGGCACTCACATCTCCCATCCCCAAGGAGTTCCACTATAGCAAAGAAGGTGTCATTTAGCTTTGATGGTGATGAAATTTCGGTTACCTCTGATAAAGCATTGTACAGACCTGCACTTGCTGAACTCAAACAAAACAGAGAAGCAGTtaccaaagaaagaaagcaacagGTCAGTTACACGGTTCAGGGCACTCAAAGCAAGAGTGGAGATGATTCAGAAAAGAGGAGTAAGCTGATGAGCCTTTCCTTCGCAGAAAGAGTTGCTAATCTACGTGTCAAGAGCTGCTTCGGCAGTAGCCAGACACTGCTGATGCAGTCAAGCAAGCTGTCCTGCACACTTCTGCCTGATGAGGAATGA